The Spartobacteria bacterium genomic sequence GCCGCGAGCCCCATATCCTTCCCTCTGCCATGGAAAACGCATGTCATCGACCTGCGCACCTCCCTGATAGGCCAGAAAAATGCGCTCTCAACGGAAGATCTGCCAGAATACGAATTTGAGATTCGCGAGGTTTTTCTGGAATTGTACGCGGCGGCCATCAACCCTCCGTCTCTATCGAACACGGATGGCGATCCTCTCTCCCTGCAAACGCTTCACTTCCGCATCTCAAGCCCCAAAGATGCCTTTGACGCCCTGGTCCACCTCTGCGTGACGGAGTCGCCAGAACAACTCCTCGAAAACGCCGACTTTACCGAGAGCGGTGAACTTGCTGGCGTGACAATCCCCTGGAGTCGCCTTGAAACAGCGAAAACCACGACTATGTCAAACACCATCCTCGGCTACATAGACATTGAAAGTGAATCCATGACCGTCGAAGTGAACTCGGAAAAAAGAGCAGCTGAAATCCGGGAAATCATTCAGAACGTGATGGGTGACAAGGCGCATTACAAAACCACAAGCATAAAGCCCATGCGTGCCGCCGGAGAGCGTGCCGAAGACGATGAAGACCCGCTTGGTTTCCACAACAAGATGATGCAAGACCCTGCGGTCAGGGAGCACATGGAAAACATGTTTCTCGACCACTGGGGTCAATGGGTCGATACCCCTCTTCCGATCCTTGACGGACAGACTCCCCGGGAAGCGGCAAAATCACCCAACGGACGGGAAAAAGTCGATGCACTGATCCGCAGCGCGATCCATAACTCCGAGAAAAGCCCGGACCTCGAAGTTCAGAAGAAAGGAATTGAGCGTGCGCGAACGGAACTGGGATTTTAACTCCCGGTGAAGGGGAATTGTCGACTGAATATAAATTGCGTAATGGCTACCCCAATGTCCAGAAGCTACCGAGCGATTCATCCCAAGGGAGACACCATGGAAAAATACGAATGCGGAAAACTCTACGACCTCGCACTGAGCAAGCTGACACCGAATCCTAATCAGCCCCGAAAAGTTTTCCCAGATGAAGAAATACAGATCCTTGCAGATTCGATTGAGGAAAAAGGCCTCCTTCAACCCATCCTGGTTAAGGAACTGGAAGAAGGACAAATCATCATCGTGTCAGGAGAACGCCGCTACCGTGCTCACCAGATCTTGAAGCGCGAGACGATACCGGCATGGTTCACTACCGGAGACGCAGAGGAACTCGCCCTCGTGGAAAATCTCCTCAGAGAGGATTTGACGGCCATAGAGACTGCGGAAGCTCTCAAACAACTTGGCGACAAGCTAGAAGGTAAGTCTCAAGCTGACTTGGCCAAACTGATTGGGAAGGCAGCGAGCTCTGTCTCTGAAATTATGTCGCTGAACAAACTGCCTGAGGATATTCGAGACATTGCCCGTGGAGACAAACGCTTCGCCTTGCGCGAGCTGAAAAAAATAGCAACGAAAAGGAAGCCCGAAAAGCAAAAAGAGCTTTTTGACAAATACCAGGCCAAGCTCGACGCCGCTTCCACGGGAAAGCAGTCCAGAACCCGGTCAAAGGGTGCTGATCTTCATGAGAAAAAGATTGCAGCCATTCAGGCCTATTTCTCTAAAATTACTGAGAGTGACAGAGTCCAGGAATTAAAGTTACATCAAGACGAACTGGT encodes the following:
- a CDS encoding ParB/RepB/Spo0J family partition protein, with product MATPMSRSYRAIHPKGDTMEKYECGKLYDLALSKLTPNPNQPRKVFPDEEIQILADSIEEKGLLQPILVKELEEGQIIIVSGERRYRAHQILKRETIPAWFTTGDAEELALVENLLREDLTAIETAEALKQLGDKLEGKSQADLAKLIGKAASSVSEIMSLNKLPEDIRDIARGDKRFALRELKKIATKRKPEKQKELFDKYQAKLDAASTGKQSRTRSKGADLHEKKIAAIQAYFSKITESDRVQELKLHQDELVGLKKSIEKIINKINQL